Part of the Mytilus edulis chromosome 9, xbMytEdul2.2, whole genome shotgun sequence genome, AAACATTATAATACAGTATCACTGGTTGGATGCATGAAGTACAGCAGAACGAATACTTTTAAAGTATTTGCGCATTCCAAAATGGTTAAGGTGCACTCCGTCAAAAcgcaaataatttaaattatccCAAAAACCACGGTGGTGCCAAAAAGAAGTAGACTTTTCATCGTGCTCTTTGATTTTTTCTTGTAAAAGTGTGTTTATTTGTACAACTTTATCATTGTATCCTGCATATGTTACCAATTCACTCCCACATAACAATTGTCCAATTATGACATGATTTACATTCAAACCATAGTGTAAATACATCGCAAACGCAAAAATGTCTTGAGCAACTTGGGATGCATTAGTTCTTCTATTAGCATCATCATTTCCTCCTATCTGTATAAAACTTATGTGAGGGTGACAACTAAAAGTACATAATTGTTTTTGCTAAGCTAGTCTTGCTACTGTAAGTCCACCCTGTGCACGACAATTAATTAAAAAGTTGCACTTCAACAAACGCAGATTTTCAAATCTGTCACAACTATTCATAAAGCGATTTAACCTCCTCATAAAACTGTGACCCAATAAAGTCACGTGTAAAATATTCCCAGATGAGGACTACTCCATAATGTATACACTAGCTGTTCATTCCCGAAGTTGTTTACGTTTGAAAGTCGGTCAAACTGTCACATGATTCTTCCACATCATAATGTCACGTGTTTCTTTCATAACAGAATGTCACGTGGTTCTTTCATAACAGAATGACTATTACATAATATGAACACGAATTGCTTTCTAATACTATGCTAACGGTATTGAGTTTGTATCGAATATAATAAATCCTCATCTCAAGTTAATTACTATAGTTATCTTCTTATATACAGGCAGATCGTTAATGAATATTGTCAGCATCAAATGTATAGTTCCTCGATCACGGAGTATTTGCGTGGGCAAATGTAGGTCAACAGTCTTGATGACTTTAAATGTATATAAACTACTAACTATTTTACTGACCTCTCGCTGAATAAATATTAATCCATAAACAAATGATACAGAATGTTGTTATGTGAATGAAGTGTCACCAGAGTGTATATAAACAAACTAATAAATCCAAAAATTGTCCAGACAAATTTTTGCGAACTTTCTTTTCGCAGATAAATTTTTACGTCATAACATATCTGTTATTTGATTGGTTGgctaaatataaaatttagataATTCTATAATATACACTTAGTTCAAATTGACTGTTTAATTCAAATAGAAATTGTCCACATAGacataaatgaatttataaaataaattagattACATGTAAGAAAATGCCAATACCAAACATCCATtggtttggtgtgtttgagcttttaattttgtcatttgtttggggactttccgttctgaaatttcttcggagttcagtatttttgagattttattaaaaaattttaaaatgtttgattatTTGACTCTTTTGATTAGAACAATTGAATGAATCTGAGTTGTTCctatttataaagcacaaaactGTTGACCTGAGAGTCTTCGAAAATAGTCCGAGGTTAACATAAACAAAAAGTGGTTGACAGCAATATTATTAGTGAAGAATATATTCAGGACTTCAGTTTAAGTGCATCCATTGattcatttatatttaacttaCTTATCAATTACTATAGTATAAGAAACTGCTTTATCATTTGATTAACTTACTCTACAGGTCATCTATAATATTGTAtcacatataaaacaaacatcaaCAAAAAAGCTTGACGCACTGGATTTTCGGTCACTAACAAAAAAGATTATCCGATTTATAATCAGGAGATAACTGATTTCTCTCTTTTCAAACCTTTAGAGTTTAATGTTtcgaatgtttttgttttttttggtttttttttagagtttTGTAGATCAACGTGCCctttacagtatgaaatgcaTATCTATTAAAGGTATTTGATGAAAGATATGTGAGAATATATAATATGTAAACCAAATTTATGTAAATGAAAcacataaatacaaaattgaatactgatatctgaaaaaaaagaaaaaaaaaccagtaccAATTTGGTGAGCCTGAAATGTTTTTCTTAATCATCGGAAACGCTCAACCCCAAAGCTTCAAAAGCATTGAACGTATAAATACTCGAATAATACTCAGCTTAATGTTGATGAcacaaaggtttttttttcaaatgaatagcCGACTCATAAAATGTCaactgttttagttattgttcATGATGATAGTTAAGCGAATATATGTATTAATCACGTAAATAAAGGCACATATAATGGCAGCGCATTTAAGTCCAGTGCAAATTAAAACTGCCTGTATAGTTTTTTGAAGTCATAATTTTCTGTGATACTTTGACTTGTGATGGATTAAATACTCCAAATATCAGACAAAGGCGCTCATTAGAATCAATATTctgaaaagtgaaaaatatttttctgtcgcGGATAAACGAAAATTCATCTCTCTCTCTATCTACCAAGAAACCAAACGATTCGTTAAATGTAGAACCAGCTTCGTGACTActtaatgtaaattttaaactATCCAAATTTCCATGTTGAACTGACAAACATATCTTCCTCAACTCTGGGCATGAGTATATGTTCAATGACCAGCCACCAACTGTCTTATCCCCAACCAGCAATAGTGTGTCAATTTTATTTCGTTCTGCAAGTGCAACTTCTAAAAGTAAATGTGGTTCGTccattaaatcaaatatttcgTACTGAAAGCTTATTTCGAagtatattttagaatttttgtcCAAACAAGTGTTTCCAATGGCTCCGGTGTAGTTTTGTAGTTGGTTGGCATCATTCGGGTTGTGATTGGTTTCATCGCTAAAGTGGTTACTGATTACTTTGTTGTCAGATGAAAGGTAACAATACCGGTGAAGTGTCGATTGATCAAATGTCAAATTAAACTTGTATTGATCATCTGaaatttacattttgtcattGTAGGTACACATTAACAAATATGttgctttaagggcatacgatacagttacaggggaggtaatgacgttgctaacgtaaaattttatttttgcgacgtcaaactatgacatatcgggaacagatgcatttttcgactgatttttatcattcaaattgatttaatttgaaaacgagtgcatagACCTCTATTTATTAAAACAAcatattgtttcattttgcagggagattatgtggaccaaattctataaaactgtaaatagtgcaatatttttttaattttgataaatatacagcaaaacattacgtttgttttttttcaattcatgaccatttgataaatatgagttatttctgaataaaaaaatccataaatattttagaatatttataaaatacagaatttacaaattatctaacaaaaaaataattgagtttatcttttaaaacaaaaaaattatagcTTTCttttgaaagggaaaatacggccacaaatccgaattttgagcaaatatacaatatttctactcatttaactcaaaaagtagcacatgaaggtatattatttattacatatttgattaaatCAGGCAAAAAAacgcctatatggaaatttttatcaaactgtaaatacgggatcaaatcTGTATCGTACACAGTTACtgttgcataggtactatttcggTACTAAAGCAATGCAGTACTAGACattaacttttaatatttagtaccttTTCTTTACTAAGACtataattgtaatatttaggtacttgtattttacagtacttgatttgtactaaatattttggtacagaaataatacaatattccatgtctgaaaatcataactttaagagatttgaaataaaaaaaacttttaaaatgctgaaaatgtaacggtagtaaccaaaaatctgtagtacctaaatttcaagtacaaataaagtactgtaaaatacaggtacctgaatattacaataattttagagtgacaaaatagtactgaatattaaaagtagatttcaagtactacaaatttttagtacagaaatagtacctatgcaaaagtagctgtgtatgcCCTAAAGAGCTTTATACATAAATAAGATATGTAAATATTGTAACATGAATTTTATAATGCTGCATAGTCCTCACCGAATATCCTAGCACTTCATATTCAAATGTTGAGAAAGACATAAATATCAAAAATGAGAGTTGAAGATTAAAAACTAATTGCAAAAATACCTtaatataaaacacaaaacattGAGGGATTTGCAATCTTAccatttatttgacttttttaatgttaaaaaatttaactcttaaaaaaagttaaacaatttGAAACCTGACAGTAACAAAGCATTTACCAATTGGCCGAATGTACCGAATAATCAATTAATATCCTTGTGAAGATAAAAATATGGTTCTTCTTTCGTAATTTAGATGTTCAATCTATGTTTACCTGAACAATCTTTATCTTCTATGGTTTCGTTCTTGTGGCAACTATGTTTAGGTCCGTTGTATTTCCTAAACCGATACTGCTTGCCAAATATTGTAGACGGTGAGCTCACTGTCCAGAAACTCCAAGCAGACCATAAGCACTGAGGATTGACTGAAACAGAAAGATAACTTTTACAGTTGAACTTCGAGGTGATTTGATAATCCAGTACTTATGTGTATGCTTATGGCGTTCCAGTTTTGTTAACAGAAATAAAAAATGTACTGTATTGGTTGGTGttaatcgttatttttttttctcattatgaCCAGTTTTGGAGCTCTTTTTTTTATGGAAGGTGGGATCGAGGAAGCCATAAACGACTGGTGTTGAGATgcagaaaactgacaatccttgttAATTTACTTGAAAGTCCAACATacctctttaaaaaaaactcagGATCACCAAACAATTATCAATGTGAATGAGGTTCAATTAAAAAGATAGCCGGtcatacatcccgccattgtgcaATTGTATAATGTAAAGTACCTTCTTGGAACCAAGAGAACTCATCAAATAAAGGAGTGAGATTGGAACTAGGTAGACTTCCTTTATTACAGCTAAATTTTTTTCATATCTTGCTAAACTACATATCGATAATTCAAACCCTACATTGAAAGAGGGCTTTGAACATTCAAAATCCCTTGATTAACAAGCTGTATATTACTGTTATACATATGCTAAAAATGTCTTTATTTAGTAGTTAGTAGTTATAGTAACCAGACAATATTCTAAAATACAAGCGAACAATTGTAAGAATATTAAAGTTGAAGCcatttaaaatctgaaattaaaaatgaaaaaaatgact contains:
- the LOC139490468 gene encoding uncharacterized protein produces the protein MAAQDNIYLELPEKPKNEVSTNHRNLPNPPVGAGVSDIYLKPPQRRSIVQRLSFRSKSGDLNKHRLLCIIGAIAGLFFVGLTVGLITKWTCDTNDDVNPQCLWSAWSFWTVSSPSTIFGKQYRFRKYNGPKHSCHKNETIEDKDCSDDQYKFNLTFDQSTLHRYCYLSSDNKVISNHFSDETNHNPNDANQLQNYTGAIGNTCLDKNSKIYFEISFQYEIFDLMDEPHLLLEVALAERNKIDTLLLVGDKTVGGWSLNIYSCPELRKICLSVQHGNLDSLKFTLSSHEAGSTFNESFGFLVDRERDEFSFIRDRKIFFTFQNIDSNERLCLIFGVFNPSQVKVSQKIMTSKNYTGSFNLHWT